The Mycobacterium haemophilum DSM 44634 sequence AGTTTCCGGTGGTCAAGACGAGCACGGCCATCTCGAAGAGTTCCGTACCGACCCGATCGGGCTCATGCAACGGGTCCGCGACGAATGCGGCGATGTCGGCACGTTCCAACTGGCTGGAAAACACGTCGTGTTGTTGTCGGGCGCGCAAGCCAACGAGTTCTTCTTTCGGTCCAGCGACGACGATCTGGACCAGGCCGAGGCGTACCCGTTTATGACGCCAATCTTCGGCAAGGGTGTGGTGTTCGACGCAAGCCCGGAGCGGCGCAAGGAGATGCTGCACAACGCAGCGCTGCGCGGCGAGCACATGAAGGGCCATGCCGTCACCATTGAGGACCAGGTCCGGCGGATGATCGCGGACTGGGGGGAGCACGGTGAGATCGATCTGCTCGATTTCTTCGCCGAGCTGACCATCTACACTTCCTCAGCCTGCCTGATCGGCAAGAAGTTCCGCAATGAACTGGACGGCCGATTCGCCAAGCTCTATCACGAGCTAGAGCGTGGCACCGATCCGCTGGCCTACGTCGACCCCTATCTGCCAATCGAGAGTTTTCACCGTCGAGACCTTGCACGGACCGGTCTGGTGGCGCTGGTCCAGCGCATCATGAACAACCGAATCGCCCACCCCCCGACCGACAAGACCGGCAGGGACATGCTTGACGTGCTGATCACCATCACGGACGAAGAGGGCAATCCCCGGTTCTCGGCGGACGAGATCACTGGCATGTTTATCTCAATGATGTTCGCCGGGCATCACACCAGCTCGGGGACAGCGTCCTGGACGCTGATCGAGTTAATGCGCCATCGCGATTCCTACGACGCGGTGATCCAGGAGCTCGACGATCTCTACGCCGACGGTCAGTCGGTGAGTTTTCATGCGCTGCGCCAGATTCCACGGCTGGAGAACGTTCTCAAAGAGACGTTGCGGCTGCATCCACCGTTGATCATTCTGATGCGGGTGGCCAAAGGCGAGTTCGAGGTGGCAGGCCATACGATCCACGAAGGCGATCTGGTGGCGGCCTCGCCAGCAGTCTCCAACCGAATCCCCGAAGACTTCCCGGACCCTGATGCCTTCGTGCCGGGGCGCTACGAAGAGCCGCGCCAGGAGGATTTGGTCAACCGCTGGACATGGATTCCGTTCGGCGCCGGCCGGCATCGTTGCATCGGCGCGGCGTTCGCCACCATGCAGATCAAGGCGATCTTCTCGGTGCTGCTGCGTGAGTATGAGTTTGAGATGACACAGCCCTCGGAGAGCTACCGCAACGACCATTCCAAGATGGTGGTGCAGCTCACCCAGCCCGCCCGGGTGCGCTACCGCCGCCGGAAGGCGGGCAAGACGGCAGGACGATGATGAGTTATCGCGTGAAGGCAGACCTGGATCTGTGCCAGGGACACGCAATGTGCGAGCTGGAGGCGCCGGACTACTTCCGGGTGCCTAAGCGCGGCAAAGTCGAGATTCTCGACGCCGAGCCGCCCGAGGAAGCGCGCGACGAGATCAAGCGGGCGGTGCGGGCCTGTCCCACTCAAGCGCTGTCTATCCGCGAGATAGGAGATTGACCGTGGCAGGATTCCCCCGCGCAGAACTCGAAGATGTGGTGGAACGCTGGTTGGAAGTCAACCGGGAGGCGGAGCGACGAGGCGACTGGACGTTGCTCGCCGACTTTTACACCGATGACGCCACCTATGGCTGGAACACCGGGCCCAAAGAAGACGTGATGTGTGTCGGAATCGAGGAGATTCGCGATATCGCGCTGGGCCAGGAGATGGAAGGCCTGCAGGGCTGGCGGTACCCGTACCAGCGGGTCCTGATCGATGACAAGCAGGGCGAAGTGGTGGGCTTCTGGAAGCAGGTCGTCGGCCAACCTAACGGGGCGGGCGACCCCGAGTTCGAGGTGCACGGGATAGGCGGCAGCTGGTTCCGCTATGCCGGCGACGGAAAATGGAACTGGCAGCGCGACTTCTTCGACTTCGGGCAGGTATCGGCGCTCTACTTGACGTTGATCCAAGCTGGCAAGCTCTCCGCAAGCATGCAGAAGCGGATCCAACGCGGCATGTCCGGCGAGAAGGTGCCCGGCTACTATCCGCTGGGCAAGTCTCCGGTACCTCTCTGGTGACATGTGACAGCTACCGGTGGCGCTGTCCACATGCTGACCTACACTCAGCCCATCGGTCGTTGCGGCGGATACCAACGATGAAAGCAGGTTCACGGTGAAGACCAAGGGCGCACTGATCTGGGAGTTCAACCAGCCGTGGTCTGTCGAAGAGATCGAGATCGGTGACCCGGTTAAGGATGAGGTCAAGATCCAGATGGAAGCGGCGGGCATGTGCCACTCCGACCATCATCTGGTTACCGGCGGCATCCCGATGGCGGGCTTCCCGGTGCTCGGCGGGCACGAGGGTGCCGGCGTCGTCACCGAGGTTGGTCCCGGTGTGGAAGATATCGCCCCAGGCGACCACGTGGTCTTGTCCTTCATCCCGTCCTGCGGAAGGTGTCCGTCGTGTCAAGCCGGTCTGCGTAATCTGTGCGACCTGGGCGCCGGGTTGCTGGGCGGCACATCGGTGAGCGACGGCACGTTCCGGATCCAGGCCCGCGGCCAGAACGTCTACCCGATGACGCTGCTGGGGACGTTCTCGCCGTACATGGTGGTGCACCGCAGCTCGGTGGTGAAGATCGACCCGTCGATCCCGTTCGAGGTCGCCTGCCTGGTCGGCTGCGGCATCACCACCGGCTACGGCTCGGCCGTCCGCACCGCCGACATCCGGCCAGGTGAAGACGTCGCCATCGTTGGCGTCGGCGGAGTCGGCATGGCGGCACTGCAGGGCGCGGTCAGCGCCGGCGCGCGCTACATCTTCGCGATCGACCCGGTGGAGTGGAAACGCGATCAGGCCCTGAAATTCGGCGCCACCCATGTCTACCCGGACATCAACGCCGCGCTGATGGGCGTTGCCGAAGTCACCTACGGGCTGATGGCCAAAAAAGTGGTGATTACCGTCGGCGAACTCAAGGGCACCGACATCGACAGCTATCTATCCCTCACGGCCAAGAGCGGCACCTGCGTGCTGACCGCTATCGGCAGCCTGATGGACACTCAGGTAAACCTGAACCTCGCGATGTTAACCCTGCTGCAGAAGAACCTGCAGGGCACCATCTTCGGCGGCGGCAATCCGCAGTACGACATCCCACAGCTGCTGGGGATGTACAAGGTCGGCAAGCTCAACCTGGACGACATGGTCACCCGCCAATACCGGCTCGAGCAGATTAACGATGGGTACCAGGACATGCTGGACGGCAAGAACATTCGCGGCGTCATCCGTTACACAGACGCCGACCGGTAGCCGACCCTAGGTTGCCGGTGACCGGCGGCTTTCCGCATCTGTTGGCGCCGGGACGAATCGGCGCCATGACGGTGCGCAACCGGGTCGTCATGTCGCCAATGGAGACCAGGTACGGCACGCCAGACGGGCTGCCCTCGGAGCGCAGCCGTGACTATTTCGCCGCCCGAGCGAAGGGTGGAGTCGGTCTGATCACGTTGGGCGCCACTGGAGTCGACCATCATCACCCGGAGACTCCCGGTGGGCTGCAGCTATCCACTGACGCCGCAGTTGATGCCCATCAGACGCTGACGGAGGTGGTGCATGAGCAGAGCGCCAAGATCCAGCCTCAGCTCGTGCACGCCGGGCCCGACGGCTTGGGACCAGAGATATTCGGTGTCACGTCGTTGGGGCCGTCGGTGATTCCTTCCTATCTGACTGGGCGACCGTCGGCCGAGATCAGCAAACAACAGCTCCATCAAGTATTCGACTTGTTCAAAGTCGCGGCGCGACGGGCCGCCGAGGCCGGATATGACGGTGTCGAGCCGCACGCGGCCCACGGGTACATGTTGCCGGGTTATTTCCTTGCCCCGCAACGTAATCGGAGTACCGACGATTACCTGGGCGACTCGGCGCGGGGTCGGGTGCGCGTGGTGCTGGAGGCAGTGGCGGCGATTCGGTCCGAGATCGGCGACGGCCTGCCGATAACGCTGCGTATCTCCGGGTACGAACGGGTCGCCGGCGGGCGACCGATATATGAAGCCGCGCAGATGGCAACTGAACTCGCCGCCGCAGGCGTAGACGCGTTCCATGTCAGCGGGGGTGTGATCGATCGGCTCGTCACCGGAATGGTCAATGGCGCCGACGACGGCGACGCGGTCAACGTCGGCGCCGCGGCCGCGGTGAACACCACCCCGTCCGGTGGAGCCGCCCGGGAACTGGCCGCCGACAGCGTCGTGCTGGCCGGAACGCTCGAGCCCGACACCGCCCTATTCGACGACGTAGTTGCCGCTATGGCCGGCGTCGACGTGTACGCCGCCGGCGATTGCAGCGGCGTGGGCCTTTTTCGCAAAGCAACCGAAGACGGCGCGCGTGCCGCCTGTGCCATTTGATTACCAAAGGAGATTCAGCCATGACCCCAGCAGTCCAATCCCCGGCACTGACCGCGTCGCAGTCGTCGTGGCGCTGCGTACAAGCCCACGACCGCGCGGGCTGGCTGGCCCTGATGGCCGACGACGTCGTCGTCGAGGACCCGATCGGCAAGTCCGTTACCAACCCGGACGGCACCGGCGTCCGCGGCAAGGAAGCCGTCGGCGCCTTCTACGACACCAACATAGCGGCCAATCAGTTGACGATCACGTGCGAAGAGACGTTCCCCTCCAGCTCGCCCACCGAGATCGCCCATATCCTGGTGCTACACAGCAAGTTTGAGGGAGGATTCACCAGCACCGTTCGCGGGGTGTTCACCTACCGAGTCAACGACGCCGGGCTCATCACCAACATGCGTGGGTACTGGAATCTTGACGCCATGACTTTCGGTAAGGAAGAGTGAGCCACAGGCCGCTGCTAACCGTTCTGGAATCACTTGTGTCACTTTTGTTTCAGTAGTTTCTGCGGACCATTTTCTGTCGGTGCTCTCCGATAGCTTGGCGGTATGGCTTCGAGTGCGGTTGTTGATCGGGAGGCGATCACGGCGGCGTTTGATGCATTGGATGCTGCCGTCGATGGTGTGGTCGCGCTGGATTTTGATGCGCTGTGCGCCCGGGAGTGGTTGGTGTTGTTGGAGCGCTGTGAGCGGGTGCGCCGCAGGATACCTGCCGTCGAACACCCGATGATCAATCAGCTTGCCCGCCAAGCGACCCCCGAAGAGTTGGGCGGCACGCTTTCGCATGCGATTGCTGAGTGGACGCTGATCAGCCGCGCCGAGGCCGCCAAGCGTATCCGGGAGGCCGCCGATCTGGGGCCGCGTCGGGGCTTGACCGGTGAACCGTTGCCACCCGTCTTGGCCGCGACCGCCGCAGCACAACGCGCCGGGAAGCTCGGCGCCGGTCAGGTGGCGGTGATTCGGAAGTTCTGCCACGGGTTGCCCGGCTGGGTCGATACGGCAACCCGCGAACACGCCGAAGCGCATCTTGCGAAACTGGGCTCCCAGTTTCGGCCCGAACAATTGGCCGGGCTGGCCGATCGGCTCGCCGACTGCCTCAATCCCGACGGCACCTACAGCGACACCGACCGCGGCCGGCGGCGCGGCTTAACCTTAGGCAACCAGCAGACCGACGGCATGACGGCGCTGCACGGCTGGCTGACCCCCGAGGCCCGCGCCACGCTGGAGGCTGTGCTGGCCAAACTGGCCGCGCCCGGCATGTGTAACCCCACCGATGACACCCCGTGTGTGGACGGCGCGCCCAGCCAAGACGCGATCGAGCGGGATACCCGCAGCCCCGCCCAACGCAACCACGACGCGCTCACTGCCGCGCTACGCGCCCTGCTGGCGTCGGGAAAACTGGGCCAGCACAATGGGCTACCGGCCTCCATCATCGTGTCCACCACCCTGGCCGAGCTCGAGGCCGCCGCCGGCAAAGGCCTCACCGGCGGCGGCACCCTATTGCCCATGAGTGATGTCATCCGCCTAGCCCGCCACGCCCGGCACTATCTGGCGATTTTCGACAAAGGCAAGGCGCTGGCGCTCTACCACACCAAGCGACTCGCCTCACCCGCACAGCGAATCGTCTTGTACGCCAAGGACCGTGGCTGCTCCGCGCCCGGATGCACAGTGCCCGGCTACTACTGCGAAGTGCATCACACCATCCCCTACGCCACCTGCCGCAGCACCGACATCAACAACCTCACCTTCGGCTGCGGCCCCCAACACCGCCTCCTGCAACCCGGCGGCTGGACCACCCGCAAAAACACCCACGGCACCACCGAGTGGATACCGCCCCCGCACCTGGACCGGGGCCAACCGAGAATCAACACCTATTGGCACCCCGAGAAACTGCTCGACAGCGGGGACGATGACGAGGACGACAGTCCAGGTGCGGTGTAACCACTGTGTGCATCTGACGCCCTGGGTCGTACATATGCTGGGGCCATGGCGACGATCTTCACCAAAATCATTAACCGTGAACTACCCGGCCGTTTCGTGTACGAGGATGACGACGTCGTCGCATTCCTCACCATTGAGCCAATGACACAGGGCCATACGCTTGTTGTGCCACGCGCCGAGATCGATCAATGGCAGAACGTGGATCCTGCGGTATTCGGCCGCGTCATGGATGTGAGTCAGCTGATCGGCAAGGCTGTATGCCGGGCGTTCAACACCGAGCGCGCCGGGGTGATCATCGCCGGACTGGAAGTACCCCACCTGCACGTCCATGTGTTTCCTACCCGCAGCCTGAGCGACTTTGGCTTTGCCAATGTCGACCGCAACCCGTCCCCGGAATCCCTCGACGCGGCGCAAACCAAAATCAAGGCAGCCCTGGCTCAGCTGGCGTGAGCTGGCGGTCCCTCTCGGTCAAGGCGCGCTCAAACGTGCGCGGGTACATCGCTGACCCGCGGCAGCGTGACGCGGAAGCAGCAGCCCTGCCCCGGTGCGGTTGTCACAGTGACCACACCGCCGTGGGCGCGCACCAAAGAGTCGACGATCGACAACCCCAGTCCGGTACCGCCACTGGCCCGGGCTCGAGACGAGTCGGTGCGATAGAACCGCTCGAAGACCCGCAGCGCATCCTCCTGACTCATGCCTGGACCCTGGTCAGCCACTTCGAGCACCGCGTTGCCGCCATCGGTGCCGACCCGCACGGTGACGTCGGCGCCTTCCGGGGTGTGCTGTAAGGCGTTGGCGACGAGATTGCTCAGCACCTGGCGTATCCGAGGCTCATCACCATGAACCTCCGGGGTACCGGGACCGTCAAAGACTTCCATAGTGATCGTGCGGTTGGGGTCGATTGCCTGCGCGTCGTGCACGGCATCGCTGGCCAGCGCCAACAAGTCCACCCGACGGTGTTCGAGTGGCCGCTGCACATCCAGGCGGGCGAGCAACAACAAATCGTCCACCAGCAGGCCCATCCGGCTTGCTTCGCTTTCGATCCGCGACATCAACATGGCCACGTCGCGGGCAGCGCCCTGCCGATACAACTCAGCGAACCCACGAATGGTGGTCAACGGGGTGCGTAGTTCGTGGCTGGCGTCGGTGATGAACCGCCGCATCCGGTCCTCTGAACCGCGGGCCGTCTCGGCAGAAGACTCCGAGGATGCCAACGCTTCCTGAATCTGGGTAAGCATTCCGTTGAGCGCCAACGAAAGTCGGCCCACCTCGGTTCGGGGATCACGTTCCGGCACGCGGCGATCCAGCTGGCCCGCGGCGATCGCCGCAGCGGTTTGCTCGACTTCAGCCAGCGGTCGCAGGCTACGGTGCACGACCGCATAACCGGCAATCCCGACCACAACCAGCACCGCCACCCCGATGCCGAACTGCGACCAGACCAGCGACCGGACCGTGTGCTGGACGTCGGACAAATCGATCGCGACCGTGGTCAGGCCGTGCGGCCCCCGCACCGACACCGCTCGCCACTGGATGTCAGAGCCGCTGACCGATCGCAGGGTCGTCGGATTAGGGCCCACATCATTGTTAGACGGGAGTGCCGGTTCGGCGTTGCGGTCGTTGATGGCCGTAAAGGTGCTGCCGTCAGCGCCAATACCCCGTACATAGAACTTTGACGGCGGCCGGCCCGGGTCTGGGCCCGCGTAGGGCGGACCGGTCCCCGGTCGCCGCGGGGCCTGTGCCCAGCTTCGGGATGCGTCGAGCAGCGTCGAGTCAATGCGGCTGACCAGGCTGTGACGCAGGATCGAGGTGACCGCGACCCCCGAGGTCACCAGGCCGCAGGCCACCAGCGCTAGGGTGGCGGCAACCAGGCCTACCCGCAACGGCATTCCGCGTCGAAGCTGTTGTGCCATACCCATACTCGCTATCGCTTGCCATCTCGCCGAGTCACTGGTGGCGACTCAGCGCGGCTCCCGCAACACGTAGCCCACCCCACGCAAGGTATGCAGCAACCGCTTCTCCCCGGTGTCAATCTTGCGGCGCAGATACGACACATAGGACTCGACCACATTGACGTCGCCCCCAAAGTCATAGCGCCACACATGATCGAGGATTTTGGGTTTGCTCAACACGGTGCCGGCGTTGATCACAAAGTAGCGCAGCAAAGTGAATTCGGTGGGAGAAAGCGATACCGGCTCGCCGGCCTTCCAGACTTCGTGGGTCTCCTCGTCGAGTTCGATATCTGCGAAGGTGAGGCGGGCATTGCGAGGTTCTGCCCTGCCCTTGCCGGCGCGGCGCAGAATGACTCGCAGCCGAGCAACGACCTCCTCAAGGCTGAACGGCTTTGTCACATAGTCGTCGCCGCCCAGGGTCAGACCGGCAATCTTGTCCTGCAGTGAGTCGCGCGCGGTCAGGAACAACGCCGGGGCGTCAATGCCGTCGGCACGCAGCCGGCGCAGCACCCCGAAACCATCCATCCCCGGCATCATCACGTCCAGGATCACCGCGTCCGGCCGAGCTTCGCGGGCCCGGTCCAGCGCCGCAGCTCCGTTGGTCGCGGTGTGAACCTCAAAGCCCTGGAATTTGAGGCTCACCGAGAGCAGTTCGACAATGTTGGCTTCGTCGTCGACAACGAGGACGCGCGCCTCCGGGGTGGTTTCGCTGGGGGTTACCGCTGTCATCAGTTCACATCTCTCGCACGTGGTTGGATGCTAGCTTTCTAGTCATTGTGTAGTTCCTGGGAACCGGTTGCCAATGGCCTGCCAAGAGTCTGCCAGTAATCGCCTCAGCTGCCAGGACCCTGCTGGGGTTTTCTGAGCGCGTTGCGAATAAACTCACTCCATGGATCTGGGCAAGCGCATCGCGGCGATGGCGACCGTGCCCATACGATTCGGGCTTGCCGCGACGGAGGCGAGCCTTAACCTCGCTGGCGCGGGCCTTAACCTGGCAAAGCAGGCCCTGGGTGACAGCGGCAGCACCGGCTCAAACGCAATGGCCAGCGTGTTGGGAATTGATGACGCCCTCGCGCGCGCCAACCGGCTAGCCCGGCTGCTGGATGACGATGCACCACTGGGACGCGCGATCGCGCCCGAAGGACCGGTGGATCGCCTGCTGCGCCCGGGCGGGTTGGTCGATCTGGTGACAGCGCCCGGTGGTTTACTCGACCGCCTGACCGAGGAGGGCGGCGGGTTGCAGCGCGCGTTGCAGCCGGGCGGGCTGGCCGATCAGCTGCTCGCAGCGGACGGGTTGATCGAACGACTCCTCTCCGACGGTGGGCTGGCCGACCGACTGCTCGCCGAGGACGGCCTGATCGACAAGTTGACGGCGAAGGACGGACCACTCGAACAGCTCACCGACCTTGTCGACACCCTGGGGCGACTGACGCCCGGGATGGAGGCGCTGGAGCCCGCTATCGCCACCCTGCAAGACGCTGTCTCCGCGCTGACCCTGGTGGTCAACCCGCTCAGCAACATCGCCGAACGCATCCCGCTGCCGCGCCGCTCACCTCGGCACCCGCCGTCCCGGTCGGTGCGATCGCAACGCGTCATCGACGCCGACGAATGAGCAGCTAGGCTTGCACCGGTTTTACGCCTCCTTAGCTCAGTGGTAGAGCACTCGCCTTGTAAGCGAGCGGTCGTCAGTTCAATCCTGACAGGGGGCTCCAACTTTGTGTATGACGTCGGTTGATGGTTTAACAACAGGCGGTCGCACTTCTCACCGGCTCGTACTTGCTTGAGCGGCTTGAAAGACAGAGCGCCAGAGGTCTGTGCCGTGGAAGTGTCCAGCGCGCGGCAGCACCTCCAATTGTGCCTTCGGGATGAGCTTCGCCACGTGCTCGGCATGATGAAGTGGGACGGCGCCGTCCAATTCACCGTGCCAGAGGTGGACCAGACACTCAACACCCGCGAGGTCCAGATCCAGTCCCGACGATGTACCCCAGAGTCGCCACTCCTCGGCAAGTCCGTGCGGGCCGTTTCTGGTGGCTTCGGCGTAGGCGTCAGCGAAGAACTCTTCTGCTTCTGGGTAGATCGCGCGGTCCACAGGGTGAATTGCCAGCTGAGCATATTTTGCTGGGGAGGTTTGCCTGATGTACCAGCGCCCAACGGCGGGAGCCAGACCGAGCAACCGACCCTTCATCACTTTCCGAGTGTTCACCCCACGCCCGAACCGCAGTGTTCGGGTCGGGTCCACCCCGCTGACAATGCCAACAAAGGTCAACCTCTCGGGAAACGCTAAGGCACAAGCAATCGTGTAGCGCGCACCACCTGAATACCCGAGGATTGCGAATCGGTCGAGCTCAAGCTCATCCGCCACGGTGAGAACATCGGCGGGCCAATCGGCATAACGCCGTCGCGGTTGGTGCGTTGATCCACCAAAGCCGGGGCGATCAATTCCGATGAGCCGCACACCCGACCCGTTTAGCGCCGGTCGATTAAACGGATGGTCCCAATCCAGGCGCGACCCAGGAGTCCCGTGGAAGTAGAGCAACGGTGACCCGTCGAGTTGCCCCATCTGAGCGTATGCCAGCGACCGACCGTCCGATGTGCAAACGGTTCCCTCTACGACGCCCACGGTCATGCTCTTTCGTTGTCGCTTGCGCATGTCAAGAGCGGCACTCTACCGACAGGCGACCGATCGCGTACGCATCGGGTCACATTGTGATTGTTGCCGCGAGGCCAGCATTTTGCACCCACCGGCCGCCACTATGCGGCCCGCGCGCGCCCAGCGCGCGGGGCTGGTTATCTCCCCACCGCTGGGGCCGCAGTCTCAGGACGATTCGTCGCCGACGTCGTCGAGGCGAAACCCACCGAGGCGGCGGGCAATGTCGTCAGTTTTGGTCAAAGTCGCGTTGTATCGCTCGCAAGTGGATTAGCTGTTGGTGACCTCGCTCCGTCAGGCACAGATAGACTCCGTAATCAGTGGGTGCGAGTTGCGCTTGGTCCGGCAGCAAGTCAACCGATTCGGGCAGGGGGTCGCCGATGACCCAGCGACCCGGTTTGCCCCGCTTGTCTTCGAGGTTGCGGACATAGCCACCGTTGGCGGGCGTGCGTAGTCGGCGGCACACGTTGGAATTTGTCCAGCGCCAACTTGTCGGCGACGGCTCGGGCCATTTACACCCTCAGGGCACGCGAGCGCGGCGACCGCACCGACAATCTCGCGCACGGTCATAGCGCACGCCAGATGAGCGAGATAAGCGAAGCTGTGAAACGTCGAAAGACGTTGAACTGTATTATTTCTACTGTTCTCAGCACACTTTTAAGTCAGCTGAGACGGCAGGTTTTCGAAACCTGCCGGGGCACCATTTGACCTGCGGAAGCGTAAACCCGTGCAAAGATTCATGCAACTAGGCACGAGCCGGGCATCGACGGGGGCCGGGGCTAAGGACGAACATCGGTGGGGTGACCGATGACGCAACGCGCCACGCGAATAGTTACAGTACGCAAAGGACCCGCGGAGAGTCGACCGCACGACCACCAGGTCAGGCCGCGCACTTCGCGGGATGATGTGATCGGCGGTCGCACTGACCACGGTTGCAACTCTCAAGCCGCAACTGACGTAACGGGTCCTCGGAAGGACTTGAGCGCGGAGTCTGCGCCATGCGCTGGTGAGCCCCATCTGGCGTCATTCGGTCGGACTACGACAAACCCGTTCGGACGGGTTGAGATCGCCTTGTAAGCGAGCGGTCATCAGTTCAATCCTGACAGAGGGCTCCAACTTTCACTGCCCGCGCGGCCGGAGCGCCCAGTTACGGCAACAGGTTGGTCAGATCGGTCGATAGGCCAGCCAGGCTGCCGCCCACTGCGTCGACCACGTCCCGGG is a genomic window containing:
- a CDS encoding NDMA-dependent alcohol dehydrogenase, with the translated sequence MKTKGALIWEFNQPWSVEEIEIGDPVKDEVKIQMEAAGMCHSDHHLVTGGIPMAGFPVLGGHEGAGVVTEVGPGVEDIAPGDHVVLSFIPSCGRCPSCQAGLRNLCDLGAGLLGGTSVSDGTFRIQARGQNVYPMTLLGTFSPYMVVHRSSVVKIDPSIPFEVACLVGCGITTGYGSAVRTADIRPGEDVAIVGVGGVGMAALQGAVSAGARYIFAIDPVEWKRDQALKFGATHVYPDINAALMGVAEVTYGLMAKKVVITVGELKGTDIDSYLSLTAKSGTCVLTAIGSLMDTQVNLNLAMLTLLQKNLQGTIFGGGNPQYDIPQLLGMYKVGKLNLDDMVTRQYRLEQINDGYQDMLDGKNIRGVIRYTDADR
- a CDS encoding sensor histidine kinase, which codes for MAQQLRRGMPLRVGLVAATLALVACGLVTSGVAVTSILRHSLVSRIDSTLLDASRSWAQAPRRPGTGPPYAGPDPGRPPSKFYVRGIGADGSTFTAINDRNAEPALPSNNDVGPNPTTLRSVSGSDIQWRAVSVRGPHGLTTVAIDLSDVQHTVRSLVWSQFGIGVAVLVVVGIAGYAVVHRSLRPLAEVEQTAAAIAAGQLDRRVPERDPRTEVGRLSLALNGMLTQIQEALASSESSAETARGSEDRMRRFITDASHELRTPLTTIRGFAELYRQGAARDVAMLMSRIESEASRMGLLVDDLLLLARLDVQRPLEHRRVDLLALASDAVHDAQAIDPNRTITMEVFDGPGTPEVHGDEPRIRQVLSNLVANALQHTPEGADVTVRVGTDGGNAVLEVADQGPGMSQEDALRVFERFYRTDSSRARASGGTGLGLSIVDSLVRAHGGVVTVTTAPGQGCCFRVTLPRVSDVPAHV
- the phoP gene encoding two-component system response regulator PhoP, whose protein sequence is MTAVTPSETTPEARVLVVDDEANIVELLSVSLKFQGFEVHTATNGAAALDRAREARPDAVILDVMMPGMDGFGVLRRLRADGIDAPALFLTARDSLQDKIAGLTLGGDDYVTKPFSLEEVVARLRVILRRAGKGRAEPRNARLTFADIELDEETHEVWKAGEPVSLSPTEFTLLRYFVINAGTVLSKPKILDHVWRYDFGGDVNVVESYVSYLRRKIDTGEKRLLHTLRGVGYVLREPR
- a CDS encoding HIT family protein; this encodes MATIFTKIINRELPGRFVYEDDDVVAFLTIEPMTQGHTLVVPRAEIDQWQNVDPAVFGRVMDVSQLIGKAVCRAFNTERAGVIIAGLEVPHLHVHVFPTRSLSDFGFANVDRNPSPESLDAAQTKIKAALAQLA
- a CDS encoding cytochrome P450, whose protein sequence is MSIVVVPRVSGGQDEHGHLEEFRTDPIGLMQRVRDECGDVGTFQLAGKHVVLLSGAQANEFFFRSSDDDLDQAEAYPFMTPIFGKGVVFDASPERRKEMLHNAALRGEHMKGHAVTIEDQVRRMIADWGEHGEIDLLDFFAELTIYTSSACLIGKKFRNELDGRFAKLYHELERGTDPLAYVDPYLPIESFHRRDLARTGLVALVQRIMNNRIAHPPTDKTGRDMLDVLITITDEEGNPRFSADEITGMFISMMFAGHHTSSGTASWTLIELMRHRDSYDAVIQELDDLYADGQSVSFHALRQIPRLENVLKETLRLHPPLIILMRVAKGEFEVAGHTIHEGDLVAASPAVSNRIPEDFPDPDAFVPGRYEEPRQEDLVNRWTWIPFGAGRHRCIGAAFATMQIKAIFSVLLREYEFEMTQPSESYRNDHSKMVVQLTQPARVRYRRRKAGKTAGR
- a CDS encoding ferredoxin; amino-acid sequence: MSYRVKADLDLCQGHAMCELEAPDYFRVPKRGKVEILDAEPPEEARDEIKRAVRACPTQALSIREIGD
- a CDS encoding ketosteroid isomerase family protein, which encodes MTPAVQSPALTASQSSWRCVQAHDRAGWLALMADDVVVEDPIGKSVTNPDGTGVRGKEAVGAFYDTNIAANQLTITCEETFPSSSPTEIAHILVLHSKFEGGFTSTVRGVFTYRVNDAGLITNMRGYWNLDAMTFGKEE
- a CDS encoding HNH endonuclease signature motif containing protein encodes the protein MASSAVVDREAITAAFDALDAAVDGVVALDFDALCAREWLVLLERCERVRRRIPAVEHPMINQLARQATPEELGGTLSHAIAEWTLISRAEAAKRIREAADLGPRRGLTGEPLPPVLAATAAAQRAGKLGAGQVAVIRKFCHGLPGWVDTATREHAEAHLAKLGSQFRPEQLAGLADRLADCLNPDGTYSDTDRGRRRGLTLGNQQTDGMTALHGWLTPEARATLEAVLAKLAAPGMCNPTDDTPCVDGAPSQDAIERDTRSPAQRNHDALTAALRALLASGKLGQHNGLPASIIVSTTLAELEAAAGKGLTGGGTLLPMSDVIRLARHARHYLAIFDKGKALALYHTKRLASPAQRIVLYAKDRGCSAPGCTVPGYYCEVHHTIPYATCRSTDINNLTFGCGPQHRLLQPGGWTTRKNTHGTTEWIPPPHLDRGQPRINTYWHPEKLLDSGDDDEDDSPGAV
- a CDS encoding NADH:flavin oxidoreductase codes for the protein MTGGFPHLLAPGRIGAMTVRNRVVMSPMETRYGTPDGLPSERSRDYFAARAKGGVGLITLGATGVDHHHPETPGGLQLSTDAAVDAHQTLTEVVHEQSAKIQPQLVHAGPDGLGPEIFGVTSLGPSVIPSYLTGRPSAEISKQQLHQVFDLFKVAARRAAEAGYDGVEPHAAHGYMLPGYFLAPQRNRSTDDYLGDSARGRVRVVLEAVAAIRSEIGDGLPITLRISGYERVAGGRPIYEAAQMATELAAAGVDAFHVSGGVIDRLVTGMVNGADDGDAVNVGAAAAVNTTPSGGAARELAADSVVLAGTLEPDTALFDDVVAAMAGVDVYAAGDCSGVGLFRKATEDGARAACAI
- a CDS encoding alpha/beta fold hydrolase — translated: MTVGVVEGTVCTSDGRSLAYAQMGQLDGSPLLYFHGTPGSRLDWDHPFNRPALNGSGVRLIGIDRPGFGGSTHQPRRRYADWPADVLTVADELELDRFAILGYSGGARYTIACALAFPERLTFVGIVSGVDPTRTLRFGRGVNTRKVMKGRLLGLAPAVGRWYIRQTSPAKYAQLAIHPVDRAIYPEAEEFFADAYAEATRNGPHGLAEEWRLWGTSSGLDLDLAGVECLVHLWHGELDGAVPLHHAEHVAKLIPKAQLEVLPRAGHFHGTDLWRSVFQAAQASTSR
- a CDS encoding nuclear transport factor 2 family protein, with the translated sequence MAGFPRAELEDVVERWLEVNREAERRGDWTLLADFYTDDATYGWNTGPKEDVMCVGIEEIRDIALGQEMEGLQGWRYPYQRVLIDDKQGEVVGFWKQVVGQPNGAGDPEFEVHGIGGSWFRYAGDGKWNWQRDFFDFGQVSALYLTLIQAGKLSASMQKRIQRGMSGEKVPGYYPLGKSPVPLW